The following nucleotide sequence is from Fructobacillus americanaquae.
CTGCATTAAGGCGTTTTGCTCGGCATGAACGGCTCTGATACAGTGACCATCGACGACATAGTCACCAACTTCCGTACAGTGAGGGGTGCCAGAAACGGCCCCGTTGTAGCCAGAGGCGATAATGCGATGGTCCTTAACAAGGATGGCGCCAACGTGACGTCTAGTGCAAGTTGACCGGGTCGACAGGATGGCGGCTTGTGCGATAAAGTATTGATCCCAAGAAATACGGTTGTCAGACATGAAAAAAATTACCTTTCTGTAAACAAAAAACGGTTTTATTCTGATAAAATTGTCTTACAAAGATATTTTATAATAAAACGTTCGGAAAATCAGGAGCAAGGAGAAACGTAATGGCAACTATTTTAGACGGAAAGGCCCTCTCGAAGGACCTCAAAATCGCACTGGCGGACAAGGTCAAGGAATCGGGGTTGAGTCCAAAGTTAGCGGTTGTTTTCGATCCAAAAAATGATGGATCACGTCTCTATGTTGGCATGAAGCAACGAGCAGCAGCCAAGGTTGGTATTGCCACTGAGGATATTGCGGTTGCTGACGATGTGACAACAGAAGCCGTCTTAAAGATTGTAGCAGATTTGAACGCAGATCCAAGTGTAACTGGTATTTTGGTTCAAGCGCCATTGCCAAAAACTGTCAATGACCAACAGGTTTTCTCAGCCATCGCCCCTGAAAAGGATGTTGATGGATTAGGGGCCTTCAACCAAGGGATGCTCTTTGGTGACCAACCTGGCGAATACGCTGTGGCTGCCACTCCACAAGGAGTGATGACGCTGTTGAGGCATTATGACATTGATTTACATGGCAAGAAGGCTGTTGTTGTTGGCCGGTCTCAGCTTTTTGGTCGACCAATGGCTGCTTTGTTAAACAACGCGAACGCAACGGTAACGATGGCTCACCGTTACACCCCACGTGAAATGCTTTTGGATTCCCTCCAAAATGCGGATATTGTGGTCGTTGGGGTTGGGATTGCCAACTTTATTACCGGTGACCAAATTAAAGATGGTGCTGTTTTGGTTGATGTCGGGATGAACGTCGTCGACGGGAAGACCACGGGTGATATCGAATTTGCCTCAGCCGAAAAGAAGGCTTCTTTCATTACGCCAGTGCCAGGTGGTGTTGGTCCGATGACCATCGCTACTCTGTTGGAAAATACTTTTGCAGCCGCTCTGAACCAAGCAAAAAGCAGTAAGAATTAATTATGTTTATCTAAAAGATCGAATTCATTGGATTCGGTCTTTTTTGTTTACAAAAAGGTTCCTTGCCTAACCTGCTCGAGCGGACAAGGAATGATGGAAAATTGGCCACGTCAACAGCTTTTTTGGTTGAGCAATTTTTTACTGAACTGGTCGTCTTATTCACTAGCAACGAAGGGAGGACACCATGATCAAGAAAATGGCCAATTGGCCAGAACATGAACGGGCAGACCCCGCGGATTGGATTCAAGCCGTTTTAACCTGGGTCAGACGAAAAAGGTAGCTGATTTTTATTTTTTACCAGCAGAGGGCAATGATTATCAGGTTCGTGGGCAAATTCTGGGCGTAGTCAGACCCCTCGCAGTGATGCAAGCGGACTTTGGGAAACGGGTTTTGGCCGTGATTAAGTACCGGGCAGGTTTAAATTTGGCTGAAAGTCGACGTCCACAATTGGGCCGTTTTGATTTTGGCCGGGGCTTTGTCCGTGTCTCAACCGTTGGCGACTTTTTGGGACAAGAGAGTGCCGTTTTACGGCTAATTTATCCTAATCTAGCGCAAAATCGCTGGTTTGACCCAGCTGTATTTGAAGATTTAGTAACTGAAAAAATCACTGCGGGTCTCTATCTGGTCGCCGGCCCCACTGGATCAGGCAAAATCAGTACCCTTTATCGTTTGTTGGCAGCTTGGTCACCAGGGAAAGTCGTTTTAACAGTCGAAGATCCAGTTGAAATTTATCAGCCAGCCTTTTTGCAATTACAAGTTAACGAACAGGCTGGGATCGATTACCAATCCTTAATTAAGGTGGCTTTGCGCCATCGGCCGGACTTATTGGTGATTGGTGAGATTCGTGATGCTAAAACTGCTCAGGCTGCCCTGCAAGCGGCCTTAGCCGGTCATTTGGTTTTAAGCACTCTGCATGCTAATTCGGAGCTTGCTGTTTTCGATCGTTTGTTAAACCTCGGTCTTGACCATCAATTACTGAATCAAGCCTTGGTCAAAACGATTTATCAGCGTTTGCTCCCGGGATTAGATGGTCAGTTAGGTGTTGTTTGCGGGGTGGTTAATTGGAGGGCGGGTGAAGTGATTCGTCATCTCTCCTATGCAGAAAATTTAAAGCGCTATCAACAAGAAAATCAGGAGGTTTAATCGATGCGTAGAAAACGAAAAAATCGCTTTGCCGAAAGTGACCAAGTTCTTTTCTTAGCCGAACTTGGGGAGTTGACGGCATCTGGTTATGCCTTATCACTGAGTCTCGATGTTTTAGCGAGTGCACATCCAAGCTGGCAGAAACGGCTATTGACCATCCGAGGCCAGTTGGAACATGGTCATCCATTAGCTACTAGTTTGGGAATGGTTTTAACTCCTTCGATTGGAATTTATCTTGATTTGGGGCAGTCGCATGGTAATTTTGACCAAACGCTGATAGCGTTAGCGAGCAACTTTGATCATGTGTTGCGCTATAAGCAAAGGCTCCGTCAAATTTTAACTTATCCGGTGATTTTATTGGTCTTTTTGCTATCCCTGGTGGTGGGGATGGAGACGTATCTTTATCCGATTTTTCATGCCTTGTCGGCTGGGCAAGAGGGAAGGCAGGGCACAGGCAGCAATCCTGCTCTCTTTTCTTTGCATGTTTTAGTCTTTTTCTTTGTGTTTTTTTTAGCCATGATGGTTGTCCTGCTTTTTTGGCTGAAGCATTTATCACCACTGCAACGAATCCAAGTTTTCACTCGAGTGCCCTTTTTAGGGACACTCGTGCAGACACTCTTAACTTATTTGTTAGCGGAGCATCTTGGGATTTTGTTGTTAGCAGGACACACGTTGCCAAATGTGATTGACCGTTTTGCTGCTTTAGCCACTAAGAAAAATGGCTTAGTTGTGGCCATTGCTAAACGGGCCCAAGAAGCCGTGCAGAGTGGCCAGACTTTGCAAAGCTGGATTAATGAGCAGGGCTATTTGAAAAAGTCACTAGCAACTTATTTAGACAGAGGGTTTACTGGACCGATACTTGGTACCTACTTGACTTATTATGCTAAGAGCGAATTTCAACGGTTTGATCGCCAAACTAGTCAATTATTGGGTCTAATTCAGCCGCTCTTTTTTGCCCTGATTGGGCTAACTATTGTTTTGTTATACCTCGCAATGCTATTACCGCTGTATAAAAATTTAGGAGGAATGTCGCTATGACGCACACACTGGACCTTGCTAAGTACGCACAAACTCGAATTGGGGGACAATCTCGGTTTTCAGGAAGACCGCGAAATGGCTGTCGCTATCAAAACTTTCCGTTTAATCAAGTACGGCCCATTCATGCTTGTAACCCAAAGACTATTTGTCAACCCTATAAACGCTTTTGGCTGAAACGGGACCATCGTAAAATTAGTCAATCAAAGGCTTGCTATGCTGCAATTCGTGCTAAAAACCGACGAGTACTAACGAAACAAAAAGGATTCACGTTGATTGAAGCGACGGTTGTGCTCTTTATTATCGGTCTGTTGATGTTGCTGATTTTGCCAAACTTAACGCAACAACGCGATAAGGCGCAGCAAACTCATGCAAAGGCAATGGTCGCTACTGTACAGACACAGGTTGATTTGTACGTTAATGACCACCCAGAAAAGAAACAGGTCACAATGGCTGATTTAGCAAAGGAAAACTACCTGACCAAGGAACAGCTTGAAAAAGTTAAGGCACTGAAAATTGTAATTGCAGGTCATGAAGCTAAAATTTAAATCGTTTACCTTGGTCGAATCCGTGATTGCCCTAAGTCTGGTATCACTTTTGCTCGGACTTGGGTTGGCCTTACGACCGAAGCAAAATCAGCAGAGTTTTGAAGATTTTCAACAGCAATTTGCTGCCTATTTTCAACGAGCCCGTCTATTAGCACAAGCACAAGAGATTGAAAGTGTTCTCAATTTTCAATCAGACCGCTTGGTGATTGGTCAAGAAGTGCTTTTTTATCCAGACAACAGCAAAATTGGTCAAACAACAAAAGTCGTGATTAAGCCCAGTGGCTATGTGGCCCCAGGTCATATTTCCTGGTCTCAGGGGCAAGTAACCTGGCGTCTTATTTTTCAATTTGGAGGTGGTACCTATCGTTTTGAGAAAGTTTAGCAAATCGTCAGGGTTTGTCCTCGTTGAGGGAATCATGGCACTGACGTTAATGACAGGTGTCGTCGTTTTTGAACTAGAAACATTGCACAATTATCAGCAAAAGCAGCAGGAATTAATTTTGCAAAATCAGGTGGCCAATCAAGAAAAAAGAAAAGCATTAGAGAGATGGCAATCTTTTGTTGACCAAACACAAAAACGGAAGGAAGAGGGCAATCATGACGGTCATTGCCAGTAAAAATAACCAAAGTAGCTTTACTATGGTAGAAGCAATCATGGCCCTGGCGGTGGCCGCAATGGTCTTTGAAGCGTTAATGGTCATTTTGCCACAAAGGAAGAAGGGGCAGACACAAGATTTATCGACTGATGTTCAGGCAGCTTTAACCCAGTTAGGTCGGCAACACTATCAATTGGATCAAGTTCAAACTCGTGAAATTCATTTGAGGAAAACTAGTGGTAAGCCGGTAACGTTGAGAGTTTTCAAGAATTATTTAGTTTTGGATGGGCCACATAACGGTCGCGTATTTTTATTACGAGGAATTGACGATTTACGGGTTGAAAATTTTGGAACCTACCAGCGTTTGACTGTTTTGTCTCAGGGACACAAGAAAGCGAGCGGAATCCTCTTTTTACCCAAGACCAAGCAGACTATTGTAAGTAGAGAGGGAAAAGATGGTCAATAACCGACAACGCCAGCATCGAAACCGTCAGCCGGCTTACTTATTGTTACCCACCATTTTGACATTGACACTCATTGGCTTGATGTTTTTTTTACAAACAAAAATTTTTCACCAAAAGCTGCATACGCAATTATTGCTGCTGAAAATAACGACTATCGATACGAAACAAATTGAAGCATCACGATTGTTTTGCCAAGATAACCAACAATTTGGCCAAATTCAGGGTGATTCTTGGGTAATTGAGCCGGAGAAAAGGCAGATTAAAATTACTTCGAAAAATCAGGATTACTATCGGCCACTTTTAACCCCTTAGCCTTGTCTAGACCAGCAAAAAGGGCTAGAATAAGACCATGATAAATCGACAAATTCCTGCATATTTTGAAAAAATTGATCGAGCCGTCATGACGGTGAAAGATCAAGAAAAAACTACCAATCGAGTAGCCCTTGTAATGGCTTTAGAGAGGCTGAATAAAAAAGAAATTCTTAGCTCCGACCATGACCAATTAGCTGCTGATTCTAAAAAGGCATTACAGTCGTTAGAGGAAGTTGACTGGACAAGCTTGCCTTTTAGCGACCGACGGAACATCTTGCAACTTTTGGTTCTGAAAGCTGATCGAGAGGATAAGTTACCAGCTAACCTTCAGTTAACCCCAGATGGGATTGGTTATCTCTTGGGCGAGCTGATTTACCAAACAGCTAACCCTAATGAACAAACGAGTATCACGGACATGGTCGTTGGCACCGGCAACCTGCTATGGACAATCGTTGAAAGCTTTAGTCGCCATGGCCTTTCGGCTACCGACTCAACCGGCATTGATAACGATGAGAGTCAGCTTGCTTTGGCCAGTGAATTAGCGACCGCACTGCAAGAAGATCCAACACTGCTTTTTGGGGATGTTATTAGCTTGGCAAAAGAGAAAATCGCACCAGCTGATGTTGTAATTGGTGACTTACCAATCGGTTACTACCCGCAAGCGGCGCCGGAAAGTTTTGTCACAGCCTTTTCGGAACAAGATGGGAAATCTTATGCTCACTATTTGATGATTGAAAAATCATTAGACTTAGTGAAGGATGATGGCTGGATTTATCTCATTGTGCCAAATGATTTATTAACAGGGTCACGGCATGAGTCTATCTTGAAATTATTCTCAAAAAAGGCTCAATTAAAGGCCTTTTTAACACTGCCAGCTGAGTATTTTCAAAATCAGGAACAGGCGAAAGCTTTCTTGGTTTTGCGGAAGAAAAATGCGCTGCCAAAGCAAGAAGTTTTGATGGGACAGTATCCCTCTGTTAAGGACCAAAAGGCCTTGCAAGAATTTTTGCAAGATATCCGAGCCTGGGGTAAACTAAAGTAAGTTAGAAATGAATTAAAAAATAAAGATAGGTGGATTTTTTTCATGGCAAAGATTATGGCAGTGAATGCCGGTAGTTCTTCATTGAAGTTTCAGCTCTTAGAGATGCCACAAGAGCAAGTAATCGCCCAAGGGTTAATTGAACGAATTGGAATGGATGACGCCATTGTAACGTTCAAGTTTGCAGCCAATGATCAAGCGGCTAAAAATGATGACGTTGAGGTATCTGGTGACAAGGCTAAGTTTAAGACTGTTACTGCCATCAAGGACCACCAAGTTGCCATTAACTTGATGCTTGAAAAGTTATCAGAGTTGGATATTATTCAAGACTTTAACGAAATCGTTGGTGTTGGTCATCGCGTTGTTGCTGGTGGTGAATACTTTGATAAGTCTGTTTTGGTTAACGATGATGTCTTAGCTAAAATTGATGAATTGGCTGATTATGCACCATTGCACAACCCAGCAAATGCATTGGGAATTCGTGCCTTCCAAAAGTTATTGCCAAACGCAACTTCTGTTGCCGTCTTTGATACTTCTTTCCATCAGACAATGCCAAAGGTCAACTACCTTTATTCATTGCCTTATGAATACTATGAAAAGTATGGTGCACGTAAGTATGGTGCTCATGGAACTTCACACCGCTACGTTGCTGGCCGCGCTGCTGATATCTTAGGTAAGGATTTGAAGGACTTGAAGTTGATTACCTTGCACCTTGGGGCCGGCGCTTCAATCACGGCTGTTAAGGGTGGTAAGTCATTTGATACATCAATGGGCTTCACACCATTGGCAGGCGTGACGATGGCGACTCGTTCAGGTGATGTGGACGCTTCTTTGGTGAACTTTATTCAAACCAAGGAAAACTTGTCAAATGAAGAAATGTTGACCATTTTGAACAAAAAGTCAGGGTTGCAAGGGATTTCACAGGTCTCAAGTGACATGCGTGACCTTTTGGCTGCTCGTAAGGATAATGAACAGGCTGACTTGGCCATTAAAATCTTTGTTGACCGTGTTGTTCGCTACATTGGTCAGTACATTGCTGAAATGGGTGGTGCTGATGCCCTGGTCTTTACTGCCGGAATTGGTGAAAATGCTGATTGGGTTCGAGAAGAAATTGTTGACCGTCTAGGGTACTTTGGTATTAAGATTGACCAGGATAAGAACACTGGTTGCCGTGAAGAGGCTGATGTTTCAGCTGCCGATGCAAAGATTAAGACACTGGTTGTGCCAACTGATGAAGAGTTGATGATTGCTCGTGATGTGCAAGAATTGATGGCCTAATTGTATAATGACTTAGCCAAAAGAAAACATAATGAGTACAGCGTTATCGCACTCATTATGTTTTTTATTATATTTTCTTAGCAAGGGGAGTATACTAAGAGTTACTGGTTAAATTCCCGTACAAATCGAGTTGACCAGGCGAAATAAGATTGAAGATTGGAAACATTACAAATGGAATTTGAAAAACGTCGGCAATCG
It contains:
- a CDS encoding type II secretion system F family protein, translating into MRRKRKNRFAESDQVLFLAELGELTASGYALSLSLDVLASAHPSWQKRLLTIRGQLEHGHPLATSLGMVLTPSIGIYLDLGQSHGNFDQTLIALASNFDHVLRYKQRLRQILTYPVILLVFLLSLVVGMETYLYPIFHALSAGQEGRQGTGSNPALFSLHVLVFFFVFFLAMMVVLLFWLKHLSPLQRIQVFTRVPFLGTLVQTLLTYLLAEHLGILLLAGHTLPNVIDRFAALATKKNGLVVAIAKRAQEAVQSGQTLQSWINEQGYLKKSLATYLDRGFTGPILGTYLTYYAKSEFQRFDRQTSQLLGLIQPLFFALIGLTIVLLYLAMLLPLYKNLGGMSL
- a CDS encoding ATPase, T2SS/T4P/T4SS family, with amino-acid sequence MDSSRFNLGQTKKVADFYFLPAEGNDYQVRGQILGVVRPLAVMQADFGKRVLAVIKYRAGLNLAESRRPQLGRFDFGRGFVRVSTVGDFLGQESAVLRLIYPNLAQNRWFDPAVFEDLVTEKITAGLYLVAGPTGSGKISTLYRLLAAWSPGKVVLTVEDPVEIYQPAFLQLQVNEQAGIDYQSLIKVALRHRPDLLVIGEIRDAKTAQAALQAALAGHLVLSTLHANSELAVFDRLLNLGLDHQLLNQALVKTIYQRLLPGLDGQLGVVCGVVNWRAGEVIRHLSYAENLKRYQQENQEV
- a CDS encoding deoxycytidylate deaminase, which translates into the protein MSDNRISWDQYFIAQAAILSTRSTCTRRHVGAILVKDHRIIASGYNGAVSGTPHCTEVGDYVVDGHCIRAVHAEQNALMQAASMGIAVEGSEVYVTDVPCVQCTKLLLQAGIKKINFMRDYHNDEFAESLLEEKNVALVQVPFEEQTAEQINLTQFIQD
- a CDS encoding class I SAM-dependent methyltransferase, with protein sequence MINRQIPAYFEKIDRAVMTVKDQEKTTNRVALVMALERLNKKEILSSDHDQLAADSKKALQSLEEVDWTSLPFSDRRNILQLLVLKADREDKLPANLQLTPDGIGYLLGELIYQTANPNEQTSITDMVVGTGNLLWTIVESFSRHGLSATDSTGIDNDESQLALASELATALQEDPTLLFGDVISLAKEKIAPADVVIGDLPIGYYPQAAPESFVTAFSEQDGKSYAHYLMIEKSLDLVKDDGWIYLIVPNDLLTGSRHESILKLFSKKAQLKAFLTLPAEYFQNQEQAKAFLVLRKKNALPKQEVLMGQYPSVKDQKALQEFLQDIRAWGKLK
- a CDS encoding bifunctional 5,10-methylenetetrahydrofolate dehydrogenase/5,10-methenyltetrahydrofolate cyclohydrolase, whose amino-acid sequence is MATILDGKALSKDLKIALADKVKESGLSPKLAVVFDPKNDGSRLYVGMKQRAAAKVGIATEDIAVADDVTTEAVLKIVADLNADPSVTGILVQAPLPKTVNDQQVFSAIAPEKDVDGLGAFNQGMLFGDQPGEYAVAATPQGVMTLLRHYDIDLHGKKAVVVGRSQLFGRPMAALLNNANATVTMAHRYTPREMLLDSLQNADIVVVGVGIANFITGDQIKDGAVLVDVGMNVVDGKTTGDIEFASAEKKASFITPVPGGVGPMTIATLLENTFAAALNQAKSSKN
- the comGC gene encoding competence type IV pilus major pilin ComGC, with the translated sequence MRAKNRRVLTKQKGFTLIEATVVLFIIGLLMLLILPNLTQQRDKAQQTHAKAMVATVQTQVDLYVNDHPEKKQVTMADLAKENYLTKEQLEKVKALKIVIAGHEAKI
- a CDS encoding acetate/propionate family kinase gives rise to the protein MAKIMAVNAGSSSLKFQLLEMPQEQVIAQGLIERIGMDDAIVTFKFAANDQAAKNDDVEVSGDKAKFKTVTAIKDHQVAINLMLEKLSELDIIQDFNEIVGVGHRVVAGGEYFDKSVLVNDDVLAKIDELADYAPLHNPANALGIRAFQKLLPNATSVAVFDTSFHQTMPKVNYLYSLPYEYYEKYGARKYGAHGTSHRYVAGRAADILGKDLKDLKLITLHLGAGASITAVKGGKSFDTSMGFTPLAGVTMATRSGDVDASLVNFIQTKENLSNEEMLTILNKKSGLQGISQVSSDMRDLLAARKDNEQADLAIKIFVDRVVRYIGQYIAEMGGADALVFTAGIGENADWVREEIVDRLGYFGIKIDQDKNTGCREEADVSAADAKIKTLVVPTDEELMIARDVQELMA